The Primulina tabacum isolate GXHZ01 chromosome 16, ASM2559414v2, whole genome shotgun sequence genome window below encodes:
- the LOC142528840 gene encoding LOW QUALITY PROTEIN: uncharacterized protein LOC142528840 (The sequence of the model RefSeq protein was modified relative to this genomic sequence to represent the inferred CDS: inserted 1 base in 1 codon; deleted 2 bases in 2 codons): MRAGENPKPHTFALQEKCSGETMQGLHHHQQQLAALLAAALPKDDSSSSALAPTTATVTPASEEGESSRLSALTSLHRAVLYPPNSLLVTHSASYISKGFSQLISDKLYSVRLAAAKAYGALCSVLCSISVASNGRQNHVVLGSLIDQFIGWSLPSLNNTGGETSELALESLHEFLNVGDVGAVERYALPILKACQELIEDEKTSVSLLQRLLGVLTLISLKFFRCFQPHFVDIVDILLGWAMIPDIKESDKCVIMDSFLQFQKHWVNNMQFSLGLLSKFLGDMDVLLQDGGSGTPQQFKRILALLTCFCTVLQSVASGLLEINFLEQINESLCQMVPVLLQCLSLIGKKFGWSKWIEESWRCLTLLAEILSERFSSFYPMAVDTLFQSLEVENANKVLETETISTLQVHGILKTNLQLLSLQKLGLMSSSVLNILRFKGPISHLRLHPNHLVTGSAAATYIFLLQHGKNDVVEKTMDSLIEELQLLTCKLEQISIMGDELDVMAGSKCYSKSELVVLINFNMKVLLSCVTFGPGSSLIGQTDVDTLCVSRAHKLLTFMSSKMDPFSSPIQNSVELQVTILKTLERLTAIELVSKYSMSKQKTSSGKYAEGEIVRNSCPTIVFDPLRRCSKLLIKSLCVISPFTVKIEAIKWVHKFCENVIEVYKNIEAPLYPCQVAACWKIIHGLLLSILAAASDKEPKVRYLVAAAVEMLLIAKLIHPLHFPVIAEVFLEKLGDPETHIKNTYLKQLSHVLPVTTYTCDLHDFGLISTNCSRVHTLSDHSVHWKQLFALKQMPQKLHSHQLVSILSYISQRWKVPLASWIHRLIYSCYSKRDPSLTQQEDVDVDNGLWWDTKVEEGTLQRICSVNHLAGAWWAIHEAARFCITTRLRTNLGGPTQTFAALERMLLDIAHVLRLETDQNDGNFNVIGSCAHLLPMRLFLEFVEALKKNVYNAYEGSTILSHASRQSLLFFRANKKVCEEWFSRISEPMMDAGLKLQCHDATIHYCSLRLVDLSNFVALALSDNSKVQASENLQNIRGRYAGDILRIXRNMTFALFKKREPEVLIGIQKWATISFSPLFKEDGSSDGMNLEFSWITGLVYQARGEHEKAAAHYIHLLQTEESLSSMGSDAVQFAIARIIESYTAISDWKSLESWLLELQTIRAKYAGKSYAGALTTAGNEINSIQALACFDEGNFQAAWSFLDLTPKSSNELTLDPKLALQRSEQMLLQAMLLHVEGKADEVCHELQRAKSLMEETFSVLALDGLVDAAPHVNQLYCISAFEESCKPGDNQGKHVTSLLNSYIQTGQFPCGGVYQDCSLWLKVLRVHQTTLPTAPVTLELCKNLMILARKQRNLRLATRLSNYLKSHVSLCCHDGLREYLTSILEYEAILAMRAENKEEALTYLWSFVRPFLVYSSIVPSDSRVSVLKANACLKLSKWLIRDYAHKSLENVVLKMHADFIMTEITSGNGSANLGDGYQNSKSAVNLIVEELAGTATKLSTLLCPTMGKSWVLYASWCYDQARASVSSDCETALHSCSFSSILASEIQHQRFVLTEEEQLRVKNIILEHTLNRSDKKMYEERGDYDSMETGYSQNESNSKVLLKKIKDAIETAAGAPGAEDNDIGSLSAALSIELQKCFSSSTTVLEEAEVMSLVRNLVEVWWSLRRRRVSLFGHAAQAFINYLSYSSMKCSNGQLSSCDVESNYKYTSHTLRAILNVLHIIVNYGVELKDTIEPALSKVPLPPLEEITPQIFARLSSHPNEVVRKQLENLLITRAKLSPWSLVYPTLVDVNSQEKEPSEEIQKILAYLNKLYPRLVQDAHLMIKELENVTVLWEELWLGTLQDLHSDVMRRINLLKEDAARIAENTTLSHGEKNKINAAKYSAMMAPVFVVLERRLTSTSRKPETPHEARFLEEYQETIKLAFAKFKTPPASVVAIGDVWRPFENIAASLASYQRKSYVSLGEVSPLLASLSTSYAPMPGLEKEAAISEPESDLDSIPLGIVTISSFSAQVSILPTKTKPKKIVVMGSDGMDYTYLLKGREDLRLDARIMQLLQAVNRFLQSSSATRGQPLGIRYYSVTPISGRAGLIQWVDNLISIYSVFKSWQNRAQLSQLSAMCTDTKTTAPPVARPSDMFYGKIIPALKEKGIRRVISRRDWPHEVKRKVLLELMKETPKHLLYQELWCASEGFQAFNSKLKRYSGSVAVMSIVGHILGLGDRHLDNILVDFCRGDIVHIDYNVCFDKGQRLKIPEIVPFRLTQTVEAALGLTGMEGSFRANCEAVLSVLRKNKDIILMLLEVFVWDPLVEWTRANFHDDAAVVGEERRGMELAVSLSLFASRVQEIRIPLQEHHDLLLSTLPDIEVALERFSDILNQYEIVSGLFYCADQDRSTLVLHESSAKLAAAEATSNSEKTLALFEMHALEFAQAQAIVMEKGREAATWIEQHGMILDALRGSSIPEIKACIKLTGSGEALSLTSAVLVSGVPLTVVPEPTQIQCHDIDREISHLVTELDYGLSSAVAALQMYSLALQRILPLNYLITSQVHGWAQVMLSLNTLSPDIISVALKQGVELVTKGHNNGTLSVKSSYDDLCLKLMNHTADIERLEEDCSELTISIGQGTESKAKERLLSTFVNHIQHSGLKRRQEAFIHERTIISALHGDIEEKRESMLSILNKVLYNLFTDVKHRISRSQDNSAVARNTNTGLSSYLGSFPGDFEEQIEKCALVAEFLEELKCHVGLDVHDTEADANISSYTSQESWASLFKTNLLFCKNFVRNMIEVVVPSVIKSAISFNSDVMDIFGSISQIRGSIETSLEQFIQVELEKSSLIELEQNYFVKVGLITEQQLALEEAAVKGRDHLSWEEAEELASQEEACRVQLDKLHQMWNQKDLRNSFLMKKEASITSALISTEHQLKSLISSSSEMEPHVLRKKGLLTVLTKSFSELESIDQALISTVGPICHNSNRIPYLAEMMNSGHAISEYIWKFPSLRSNFSFLIWKVSMVDLLLDSCTHDVATSFDQNLGFEQHVDLVKKALSDQLQERISQYLKERVVPLMLTRLDTEIEMLREKVESSKDHTIDQIKIDHDAVGRVQFMLEEYCNAHETVRAAISAASTMKKQVNELKDALIKTSLEICQMEWIYDISSSPLKSTPMISQKFIGGDDNLLSVILNISRSKLLEKLQSSVTKIARSLERLQSCEGTSIATEGQLERAMSWACGGPNSSPAGNSGIPQEFHDHLINRRQLLQGARENASEVLKVCTSILEFEASRHGIFRTKDGGIWEQSYLNALKKLDVAYHSFTRSEQEWKQAQSNMEAASSGLISASNELHVAALKAKSASGDMQSTLLAMRDSACEVSVALSAYSGIIRGHSTLTSECGPMLEEVLAITEALHDVHSLGKEAAVLHSSIMQNLSKANAILLPLESLLSKDVAAMTDAMAREKETNMEIAPIHGQAIFQSYHNRIKEALLGFKPLVPALILSVEELYSKLIRLARAAGLHAGNLHKALEGLGESLQVRSQDIGPSRDDLSNDAIVYDTQESGKFSKSNSEFDSGSVSLNELCLPDRGWISPPESIDNGSTESGFTSAEASLADSFSGLDITELLSGDSDSKENGGYPHCMPSLLTEVQDLPLEKAEAKILLQESSDLVREDKEILLNQDKAEEEVSWDFLY, encoded by the exons ATGAGGGCAGGGGAAAACCCGAAACCCCACACCTTTGCTCTCCAAGAGAAATGCAGTGGAGAGACGATGCAAGGGCTTCACCACCACCAACAGCAGCTGGCGGCGCTCCTCGCTGCGGCGCTACCCAAGGACGATTCCTCGTCATCCGCACTTGCACCCACCACTGCCACCGTGACGCCTGCTTCTGAAGAAGGGGAATCATCTCGTCTCTCTGCCCTCACCTCCCTCCACCGCGCCGTGCTATACCCTCCAAATTCTCTTCTTGTCACTCACTCCGCCTCTTATATATCTAAAGGCTTCTCTCAACTAATATCCGACAA ATTGTATTCAGTGCGTCTTGCAGCAGCTAAAGCATACGGGGCTTTATGCTCTGTATTGTGTTCGATCTCCGTCGCCTCAAATGGTAGGCAAAACCATGTTGTACTTGGCAGCTTGATTGATCAGTTTATTGGGTGGTCATTACCATCTCTGAACAACACTGGCGGTGAGACTTCAGAACTAGCTTTGGAGAGCCTTCATGAGTTTCTTAACGTTGGAGATGTTGGAGCGGTGGAGAGATATGCTTTGCCTATACTTAAAGCTTGCCAGGAACTTATTGAGGATGAAAAAACCTCTGTGAGTTTACTGCAGAGGCTTCTTGGTGTGTTGACGTTGATTTCATTGAAGTTTTTCAGATGCTTCCAGCCCCATTTTGTGGACATTGTTGATATACTTCTTGGATGGGCAATGATACCGGATATCAAAGAATCAGACAAGTGTGTGATTATGGACAGTTTCTTGCAATTTCAAAAGCACTGGGTGAATAATATGCAGTTTTCTTTGGGATTGCTATCCAAGTTTTTGGGTGATATGGACGTGTTACTCCAGGATGGGGGTTCTGGTACTCCTCAACAATTTAAACGAATTCTTGCCTTGCTTACTTGTTTCTGTACAGTTTTGCAGTCAGTGGCATCTGGTTTGCTGGAAATCAATTTTCTTGAGCAAATTAATGAATCTCTTTGCCAaatggtacctgttttacttCAATGCTTATCTTTGATCGGGAAGAAATTTGGATGGTCAAAATGGATCGAGGAGTCTTGGAGGTGCTTGACATTGTTGGCAGAAATATTGAGTGAAAGGTTTTCTAGTTTTTACCCTATGGCAGTGGATACATTGTTTCAAAGCTTGGAAGTAGAAAATGcaaacaaagttctggaaactGAGACTATATCTACCTTACAGGTTCATGGCATTCTCAAAACTAATCTACAATTACTGTCACTTCAAAAGCTTGGACTTATGTCATCATCTGTGCTTAATATATTGCGGTTTAAGGGACCCATATCTCACCTACGGTTGCATCCAAATCACTTAGTGACTGGAAGTGCTGCAGCTACTTACATCTTCTTGCTTCAGCATGGGAAGAATGATGTTGTTGAAAAAACGATGGATTCTTTGATTGAAGAACTACAGTTACTGACGTGCAAACTTGAGCAAATTTCAATTATGGGTGATGAGCTGGATGTGATGGCAGGCTCTAAATGTTATTCTAAATCAGAATTAGTTGtgttaataaattttaatatgaaaGTACTGTTGAGTTGTGTAACTTTTGGACCAGGTAGCAGTTTGATCGGGCAAACTGATGTTGATACTTTGTGTGTTAGCAGGGCACATAAGTTGTTAACTTTTATGTCCAGCAAGATGGATCCCTTTTCTTCACCCATCCAGAATAGTGTAGAATTGCAAGTTACTATTCTGAAAACATTGGAGAGACTGACAGCAATTGAATTAGTGAGTAAGTACTCCATGAGTAAACAGAAAACATCATCTGGTAAATACGCAGAGGGGGAGATTGTAAGAAACTCATGTCCAACAATTGTTTTTGATCCTCTGAGAAGATGCTCTAAGCTCCTTATAAAATCTCTTTGTGTAATTTCTCCATTTACAGTCAAGATAGAAGCCATAAAATGGGTTcacaaattttgtgaaaatGTTATCGAGGTGTATAAGAATATAGAGGCTCCATTATACCCTTGCCAAGTTGCtgcttgctggaaaattatTCACGGATTACTGCTCTCAATTTTGGCTGCTGCTTCAGATAAAGAACCAAAAGTGAGATACCTTGTTGCAGCTGCTGTTGAGATGCTACTGATAGCAAAACTTATCCACCCTCTGCACTTTCCTGTAATTGCTGAAGTGTTCCTTGAAAAACTTGGTGATCCAgaaacacatataaaaaat ACTTATCTTAAGCAGCTTTCCCATGTGCTACCTGTAAcgacatatacatgtgatcttCATGATTTTGGATTGATCAGTACAAATTGTTCTCGAGTTCATACATTGAGTGATCACTCGGTGCACTGGAAACAACTTTTTGCCCTCAAGCAAATGCCACAGAAACTTCACTCGCACCAACTTGTTTCCATTTTGAGTTATATTTCACAGAGATGGAAGGTACCCCTAGCTTCTTGGATCCACCGGCTCATTTATTCCTGCTATAGCAAAAGAGACCCCTCACTTACTCAGCAGGAGGATGTAGATGTTGATAATGGTTTGTGGTGGGACACAAAAGTGGAGGAAGGTACCCTACAAAGAATTTGTTCGGTTAATCACCTTGCCGGTGCATGGTGGGCTATACATGAAGCGGCTAGATTTTGCATTACTACTCGACTACGGACTAACCTTGGTGGGCCAACTCAAACTTTTGCTGCGTTGGAGCGTATGCTTCTTGACATTGCTCATGTACTGCGGCTTGAAACTGACCAAAATGATGGAAATTTTAATGTCATAGGTTCTTGTGCTCACTTATTGCCAATGAGATTGTTTCTGGAATTTGTCGAGGCCTTGAAGAAAAATGTGTATAATGCTTATGAAGGGTCAACCATCCTATCACATGCTTCCAGACAAAGCTTGTTATTTTTCAGGGCAAATAAAAAGGTCTGCGAGGAATGGTTCTCTCGAATAAGTGAGCCAATGATGGATGCAGGATTGAAGCTTCAGTGCCATGATGCTACCATTCATTACTGCTCGTTACGATTGGTTGATCTCAGCAATTTTGTTGCTTTAGCACTATCAGATAATTCAAAAGTTCAGGCAAGTGAAAATCTTCAAAATATTAGAGGCAGATATGCTGGAGATATTCTAAGAA CTCGTAACATGACTTTCGCTTTGTTTAAGAAACGTGAACCTGAAGTATTAATTGGCATACAGAAATGGGCTACCATTTCATTCTCTCCATTATTCAAAGAGGACGGTTCAAGTGACGGTATGAATTTGGAATTTTCATGGATCACTGGGCTTGTTTATCAGGCTAGAGGCGAGCATGAGAAGGCTGCTGCTCACTATATCCATTTGTTACAGACTGAAGAATCACTCTCTTCTATGGGTTCTGATGCAGTACAATTCGCCATTGCACGAATTATTGAGAGTTACACAGCTATATCTGATTGGAAGTCTTTGGAATCCTGGCTGCTAGAGCTGCAGACTATCCGTGCAAAGTATGCCGGAAAGAGTTATGCTGGTGCTCTAACCACTGCTGGAAATGAAATAAACTCTATTCAAGCCTTGGCTTGCTTTGATGAGGGTAACTTCCAGGCAGCATGGTCATTCCTGGATTTGACCCCAAAAAGTAGCAACGAACTCACACTTGATCCCAAGCTGGCTTTACAAAGAAGTGAACAAATGCTTTTGCAGGCAATGCTTCTCCATGTCGAAGGAAAAGCGGACGAGGTGTGCCATGAGTTGCAGAGGGCCAAATCATTGATGGAAGAAACATTCTCTGTTTTGGCACTTGATGGACTTGTGGATGCAGCTCCACATGTGAATCAGTTGTATTGCATTTCTGCCTTTGAAGAAAGTTGCAAACCTGGAGACAATCAGGGTAAGCACGTCACATCATtattaaattcatatatccaaaCAGGGCAATTCCCATGTGGTGGAGTTTATCAAGATTGCAGTTTGTGGCTAAAAGTTCTTCGAGTTCATCAGACTACTCTCCCAACCGCACCTGTGACTCTTGAACTCTGCAAAAACTTAATGATCCTAGctcgcaagcaaaggaacctaAGGCTCGCAACCCGACTCAGCAATTATCTCAAAAGCCATGTATCACTTTGCTGTCATGATGGTTTGCGCGAATATTTAACCTCTATTTTGGAATACGAAGCCATTTTAGCCATGCGAGCTGAAAACAAGGAAGAAGCCTTGACATATCTTTGGTCTTTTGTGCGCCCTTTCTTAGTTTATTCTTCAATTGTACCATCTGATTCTCGTGTCAGTGTATTGAAGGCTAATGCTTGCTTGAAACTTTCGAAGTGGTTGATAAGAGACTATGCACATAAGAGCTTGGAGAATGTCGTTCTTAAAATGCATGCAGATTTCATCATGACTGAGATTACTTCTGGCAATGGGTCTGCCAACTTAGGTGATGGTTATCAAAACTCTAAATCAGCGGTAAATCTTATTGTTGAGGAACTTGCTGGTACAGCTACAAAGTTGTCTACTCTTCTTTGCCCAACGATGGGAAAGTCTTGGGTTTTGTATGCGTCATGGTGCTATGATCAAGCTAGAGCATCTGTCTCTTCCGATTGTGAGACGGCCCTTCATTCTTGTTCCTTTTCTTCAATTCTTGCTTCTGAAATTCAACATCAGAGATTTGTGTTAACTGAAGAAGAGCAATTACGAGTTAAAAACATCATCCTAGAACATACTTTGAATAGATCCGACAAGAAAATGTATGAAGAAAGAGGAGATTACGATTCCATGGAGACTGGGTATTCACAAAATGAGAGTAATTCGAAGGTTTTattgaagaaaataaaagaTGCTATTGAAACTGCAGCTGGAGCACCTGGAGCTGAGGACAATGATATTGGTAGTCTCTCTGCTGCACTATCTATAGAGTTGCAGAAATGCTTTTCGTCTTCTACCACCGTATTAGAGGAAGCCGAAGTAATGTCCTTGGTACGTAATTTGGTTGAAGTTTGGTGGTCTTTGAGAAGGAGACGCGTTTCTCTCTTTGGTCACGCAGCTCAAGCTTTTATAAATTATCTTTCATATTCATCTATGAAGTGTTCCAACGGTCAGTTATCTAGCTGTGATGTTGAATCGAATTATAAATATACGAGTCATACTCTTAGAGCCATCCTTAATGTGCTACACATTATAGTCAACTATGGAGTTGAGTTAAAAGATACAATTGAACCTGCTCTTTCTAAGGTTCCTTTGCCACCATTGGAg GAAATAACACCTCAAATTTTTGCTCGATTAAGTTCGCATCCGAATGAAGTGGTCAGGAAGCAGTTGGAAAACTTGTTAATCACGCGGGCAAAACTTTCTCCTTGGTCTTTAGTGTACCCAACTCTCGTTGATGTAAATTCTCAAGAAAAGGAACCTTCCGAGGAGATTCAGAAAATTCTTGCTTATTTG AATAAGCTTTATCCAAGATTAGTACAGGATGCTCACCTCATGATAAAGGAGCTTGAAAATGTAACTGTCCTTTGGGAGGAACTGTGGCTTGGCACACTCCAGGATCTTCATTCAG ATGTAATGAGACGTATAAATTTGTTGAAAGAGGATGCTGCACGAATTGCGGAGAATACTACTCTTAGCCATGGTGAGAAGAACAAGATCAATGCTGCAAAATACTCTGCTATGATGGCTCCGGTTTTTGTGGTCTTAGAGCGTCGCTTGACTTCGACTTCTAGAAAACCTGAGACACCTCATGAAGCCCGGTTTCTCGAGGAGTATCAGGAAACGATCAAATTAGCATTTGCAAAATTTAAGACTCCTCCTGCATCTGTTGTTGCTATAGGGGATGTTTGGAGACCATTTGAGAATATTGCTGCTTCCTTGGCTTCTTATCAGAGAAAATCTTATGTATCTTTGGGAGAAGTTTCTCCACTGTTGGCTTCGCTATCAACTTCATATGCTCCAATGCCAGGTCTTGAGAAGGAAGCTGCTATATCTGAACCAGAAAGTGACTTAGATAGCATACCTCTGGGAATCGTGACAATTTCATCCTTTTCTGCGCAAGTATCAATTTTACCAACCAAaaccaaaccaaagaaaattgttGTTATGGGCTCAGATGGTATGGATTATACATATCTCTTGAAAGGACGAGAAGACTTGCGTCTAGATGCCAGAATTATGCAGCTATTGCAAGCTGTAAATCGTTTTCTGCAGTCATCATCTGCCACACGTGGTCAGCCACTTGGCATTCGCTATTACTCTGTGACGCCTATAAGTGGTCGTGCTGGTCTGATTCAGTGGGTAGATAATCTGATTAGCATTTATAGTGTTTTTAAATCATGGCAGAATAGAGCACAGTTGTCTCAGCTTTCTGCGATGTGCACTGATACAAAAACTACAGCTCCTCCTGTTGCTCGGCCCAGTGACATGTTTTATGGAAAAATCATACCAGCACTCAAAGAGAAAGGAATTAGACGAGTAATTTCTAGGAGAGATTGGCCTCATGAAGTTAAGCGAAAAGTTCTTTTAGAACTAATGAAGGAAACTCCCAAACACCTTCTTTACCAGGAACTTTGGTGTGCTAGTGAAGGATTCCAAGCCTTCAACTCAAAATTGAAGAG GTATTCTGGGAGTGTTGCAGTCATGAGTATTGTAGGCCATATTTTGGGACTAGGCGATAGACATCTGGATAACATCCTTGTAGATTTTTGTAGAGGGGATATCGTGCATATTGATTATAATGTGTGCTTTGATAAGGGCCAGAGATTAAAGATCCCTGAAATTGTTCCATTCCGCCTAACTCAGACGGTTGAAGCAGCATTAGGGCTAACTGGCATGGAAGGCTCTTTTAGGGCGAACTGTGAGGCTGTTTTAAGTGTTTTGAGGAAGAACAAGGATATAATTTTGATGTTGTTAGAAGTTTTTGTTTGGGATCCACTTGTAGAATGGACACGCGCAAACTTTCATGATGATGCAGCTGTTGTTGGTGAAGAAAGGAGGGGCATGGAACTTGCTGTCAGCTTAAGTCTATTTGCGTCACGGGTCCAAGAAATCCGTATACCGCTGCAG GAGCATCACGATCTTTTGCTGTCTACGTTACCAGATATTGAAGTAGCTCTTGAG AGGTTCTCCGACATTCTAAACCAGTATGAGATTGTTTCTGGTCTATTCTATTGTGCTGACCAAGATAGATCAACCCTTGTTCTACATGAATCGTCCGCAAAATTGGCTGCTGCTGAAGCCACTAGTAATTCAGAGAAAACCTTAGCCTTGTTCGAAATGCATGCTCTAGAATTTGCTCAAGCACAGGCCATTGTGATGGAGAAAGGCCGAGAGGCAGCGACTTGGATTGAGCAGCATGGGATGATTCTTGATGCTTTGCGTGGCAGTTCAATTCCAGAAATCAAAGCCTGCATAAAGCTGACTGGTTCAGGAGAAGCTTTGTCGCTTACATCTGCAGTTCTTGTGTCTGGGGTTCCATTGACTGTTGTCCCTGAGCCCACACAAATTCAATGCCATGACATTGACAGGGAGATATCTCACTTGGTAACCGAGCTAGATTATGGGCTTTCTTCAGCTGTTGCAGCACTCCAAATGTATTCGTTGGCTCTTCAGCGAATCTTACCTTTGAATTACCTTATTACCAGTCAAGTACATGGTTGGGCACAAGTTATGCTTTCTTTGAACACACTTTCTCCTGACATCATATCTGTGGCGCTAAAACAAGGTGTTGAACTTGTCACTAAGGGACACAATAATGGAACTCTCTCTGTTAAGAGCAGTTATGATGATCTTTGCCTCAAGTTAATGAATCATACGGCGGATATTGAAAGATTGGAAGAAGATTGCTCAGAACTTACGATCTCCATTGGCCAAGGGACTGAATCAAAAGCCAAGGAACGTCTCCTATCCACTTTCGTAAACCACATTCAACATTCAGGCCTCAAGAGAAGACAGGAAGCCTTCATACATGAACGAACTATAATATCTGCTTTGCATGGTGATATCGAAGAGAAGAGAGAAAGCATGCTATCTATTTTGAATAAAGTTTTGTACAATTTGTTTACTGATGTTAAGCACAGAATATCTAGAAGTCAGGATAATTCTGCTGTTGCAAGAAATACAAATACTGGCTTATCATCTTACCTCGGATCCTTTCCCGGGGATTTCGAAGAACAAATAGAAAAATGTGCACTTGTAGCAGAGTTTCTTGAAGAACTAAAATGCCATGTTGGACTGGATGTCCATGACACTGAGGCAGATGCAAACATTTCCAGTTATACATCACAAGAAAGCTGGGCATCTCTTTTCAAGACCAATCTTTTATTTTGCAAAAACTTTGTTAGGAACATGATTGAAGTGGTTGTACCCAGTGTAATAAAATCTGCGATTTCATTTAATTCTGATGTAATGGATATTTTTGGATCCATCTCCCAGATTCGGGGATCTATAGAGACTAGCCTTGAGCAGTTTATCCAGGTTGAACTAGAGAAGTCTTCCTTGATTGAACTTGAGCAGAACTACTTTGTGAAGGTTGGTCTTATCACTGAACAACAGTTGGCTCTTGAGGAAGCTGCTGTTAAGGGTAGAGATCATTTATCTTGGGAAGAGGCTGAGGAGCTAGCTTCTCAAGAAGAAGCTTGCAGAGTGCAACTTGACAAACTCCATCAAATGTGGAACCAGAAAGACCTCCGAAATTCGTTTCTTATGAAGAAAGAAGCAAGCATCACTAGCGCTTTGATTTCCACTGAACATCAATTGAAATCTCTCATCAGTTCCTCATCAGAAATGGAACCACATGTTTTGAGAAAGAAAGGACTTCTTACAGTCCTGACTAAGTCTTTCTCTGAGCTAGAATCAATTGATCAAGCCTTGATTTCAACTGTTGGTCCTATTTGTCATAACTCAAATAGAATTCCTTATCTCGCAGAAATGATGAATTCTGGACATGCAATATCCGAATATATATGGAAGTTTCCTAGTTTACGGAGCAATTTTTCCTTCCTTATATGGAAGGTTTCTATGGTGGATCTTTTGCTTGATTCATGCACACATGATGTTGCCACATCTTTTGATCAAAATTTAGGATTTGAGCAACATGTTGATCTAGTGAAAAAGGCGCTTAGTGACCAACTTCAGGAGCGCATCAGTCAATACTTGAAAGAAAGAGTTGTTCCGCTTATGCTGACAAGATTAGATACAGAAATTGAGATGCTAAGGGAAAAGGTGGAGTCAAGTAAGGATCATACtattgatcaaataaaaatagATCATGATGCAGTTGGAAGAGTTCAATTCATGCTTGAGGAGTACTGTAATGCCCATGAAACTGTTAGAGCAGCAATATCAGCTGCTTCAACGATGAAGAAGCAGGTGAAT GAACTTAAAGATGCTCTAATAAAGACCAGCCTGGAAATTTGTCAGATGGAATGGATTTATGACATATCATCAAGTCCCTTGAAAAGTACCCCCATGATTTCTCAAAAGTTTATTGGAGGCGATGATAACTTACTGTCAGTGATTTTGAACATCAGCAGATCCAAATTGCTGGAAAAATTACAATCTTCAGTTACAAAAATAGCTAGGTCATTGGAGCGCCTGCAATCTTGTGAAGGAACTTCTATTGCAACAGAAGGCCAGCTTGAAAGGGCAATGAGCTGGGCCTGCGGGGGTCCAAATTCTAGCCCTGCTGGGAATTCGGGAATACCCCAGGAATTCCATGATCATCTGATTAATCGGAGACAATTGTTGCAGGGAGCTCGAGAAAATGCATCAGAAGTACTGAAAGTCTGCACCTCCATATTGGAGTTTGAAGCTTCAAGACATGGCATTTTTAGGACTAAAGATGGTGGAATCTGGGAGCAATCTTACCTAAATGCATTAAAAAAGTTGGACGTCGCCTATCATTCTTTTACGC GGTCTGAACAAGAATGGAAGCAAGCACAAAGCAACATGGAAGCTGCTTCTAGTGGTTTAATTTCTGCATCTAACGAACTTCATGTTGCTGCTCTGAAAGCAAAATCAGCATCAG GTGATATGCAAAGCACCCTTCTGGCAATGAGGGACTCTGCCTGTGAAGTCAGTGTGGCACTATCTGCGTATAGTGGCATTATTCGAGGGCATAGCACTCTGACTTCTGAATGTGGTCCCATGCTTGAAGAG